tggattTCTGATGCATTGCCTTTTTCCTCTAGCATTGTAGCATCTCTTGGACATGAATAATACATTTCAGTTGTTCCTGGTTGTTAAGGAGTTGTATCTTTCAGGTGGTGGAAGAAAGAAGTCACTCTTTTGGCACATCATCACTGGAATGTTTCTTACATTCTGAATCTCTCCTTTAAGGTGTTTGTAGAAGACTTGCAGATGTGCTAACCATCAAACAAGTGTAAAGTGAAGGCAAACCTCCATCTTTCCTCTTCATTTCACATGAATACAAGGCTGTGAAACTACCTGGTCAATGTTTGTGCAGCACTCAGGTGGAATAATGATGAGTGCTGTGGAAGAAGTTTGAGGAAAGAGTTCTTTGCTGGGGCTTAGGCAGGGAACAGCAAATAAGAAATAGAGACAATAAAgaacagcagggcaggatggtGTGGAGTAGCTAGGTTCAACCAAGTCTAACTTTGTGCTAAAGTATttctcttaatttctttcttcccctttttggATTGCTTGAGTGGagtaaaaattatcttttaactGTGTACAGATAATATTCAATATGCTTTGAATGATGATGAAATAGGTGATAAAGTAGTTGTGACCAGACACATAAAAACCtaaactgaatttttcttgcaaccttctgaaaaaaaaagcctggaataaaggtaaatgctttaaaaataattttttattaaaaatctaaaGTGATAagttaaaactgattttaagtATAAACTTCCAAGAAGACTGAGAAAGGATAAGACATCTGTTACTTCCTTTTGTCTTTCCAGTTCTACCAGAATTaaagctgctctgtggggctgaTTTTCTACAGACATTTAAGACACCCAATCTCTGGAAGGAAGAAGACATCAAAGAAATAGTGGGAAAGTTTGGTTTGGTCTGCGTAAGCCGGGCTGGCTGTGATCCATCACAGTTCATCCAGGAATCAGACCTTTTATCTCAATTCCAGCACAACATTTTTCTAGTGAGAGAGTGGATCCAGAATGAAGTCAGTGCGACGCAGATCcgctctgccctgtgcagggggCTGAGTGTGAAATATCTCATCCCAGACTCTGTCATTGCCTACATCGCACAGCACAACGTCTACATAGCGGAGAGCGAGCGCAGGAACCAGGggcacctgctgcagcctctcaggCTGCAAAACACACCAATAAACCCTCTGAGCGACTGATTTCTGCACTGTGTGCCCTGTCAGACCAGGACCCGTGTCATCTAGATTTCTTGAGAAAGTTGTTTCTTGTTGATAATGAAGAGAAAGTCCAAGATTTCTTGAAATCATGTGGTGTTTTAGATCCATGAATCTGTGTGTGGTAGTGTTCAAGAAAATTGGGATGCTCAGCTGTGTAGCTTAAAATACTCAAAAACCAGCttctttgtgaaaataaaagcaaggagATCTTCACAACAAATATTCTTAGTATTTCAATAAATTCAATAAGTCAATAAATATGATTTAAGGGTCAAATATAGTACTTCCCTAACTTGTAATTCTGAAATCCTCACTGTTCTAAACTAGCAAAATACAATGAACCATAacttgagagagagagagagatgtttAAATATATGTTACTTCTAAACTTTGACTTTATAAGACCCTGAATAACTTCTTTGATTTTTGGTAATTTGGCCAAGACATGGAAATCAATCTTTCTTCCATGCAAGCACTTAAAAATGTACGTGCTACTTCTGCCACTTCTAAGGCTCTGGGTTCTCAAATGACAGGCAGCCCTCATCCCCACATTTGAaaggtttgaaagacaggtgtctgctaaggaaggcaggagcctcacttggaatggaaaatgtaaacccctccctctgaattgttataaatCTAAAATTAAGGGGCTGTCAGGCAAAGATATGAGgataggaataacagttctttactaatatgtataaataataaattttaaaaaaacaactataACTTAAtagggaaatgaaaataaaatgtagtaGTACAaaaacactgccagagtcagaacaggagctgaccccctgtgtgtcagggtggtggcagcagtgccattccatggtggctcagccctcctgcagtgccagctgtgcttctgctggagcagggatcctggacaaggctggagttttcctctgaagctccagggctgctggagatgggcctgctctccctctgggaatgcagtgaaaagaaagctgctcctctgggaatgcagggggcaaaggctgctgtgctgttccaggctcagattggatccaggtaggaatgcttggctcctgccctgggcacagcatctcccatgggatgatggaatttgatcagccatgcagggacactcagtggccatgaacagcagagatctcttggagggaggattggttgtgggagagataaagaaaactgccccacctggttttaacagATGGTGATAGAATACACACTTTGGTTACATCTTGCATTGCAACCTAAGACAAGTGggtttcttctcttctctgttcCAGAATCTTCTCAAGAGCAAGCAACTGCCAAAGCCCCAGAGTAGATAAAATGTCCAGTATGGGCTTCATTTGTACCATATGCAAACGTCTGAGAGGCTCGGTACTTGAGCTCTGATGTTAGTGGGGAAAATCCGTGCTCCTCTGTGCTGGTTGCCTGTTACAATGATTGAGTGTCTCTCATTTCTGACAGGAGTCATGTTCAGAGAATACAGAACTCTATAAAGTGTCCcctctgtgtttcagagctcCTCAACTGAAAGCATTCATGCAGCAGTACATAGCATTTATCCCTGTAAAGAGTAACCACTGCTTCCTAGTACAAGTTCCCTCCTAACTGGTCCTTCTGAGCCCCCAGCTGGCCAAGCAGCTTCCACGGGTGGCTCTTTAGGATTCAGGAGCTTGTGGAACAAGTTAAAGGACTACCAGACACAAATGGCTTTGACTGAAAGGGTCTGTATGAttgttttcttgaaagaaaGCATAAAGTAGCTGAAACCTATTCAAGAAGAAGAATTTGGCTCAAAAAACACACAAGATAAGCACTTTTATAGCTTTGGCTAATATCCTAAACTAAAGCTATttgaaagtttgttttttttttcctgagtggCATGAAGAATGAAGAGTAGTATGGATAAAACGGATTTCCCTCGCACAAGTGATATGAAAGGtgaatatttcatttgttttaaatcaagTCGTCCTGCTGTCATTAGAACTCTCAGAGGTTCAGCCCTGCAGAAAGATTTAAAGGCAGCACTTCAACAATAATCGGATTAGAAGGACTTGCATAGCTCCATGGTctaaaaaagagataaaagaaaccAGAGTTCAAACTTGCCACAAAGCAAGGCACTGAGTTGTGTGGTGCAGAACCAACCCACGGTTCTGAGCCAGTGATTTTGACAACCACCTGAAGCAGGGATGCCTGCAGACTTCAACGGGTACTGGAAAATGGTCAGCAATGACAATTTTGAGGAGTATCTGAAAGCACTGGGTAAGGTTCCCTTCAGACTTCTTGGATGAATAATCAATGCCACCTCTCTTATTCTTTACGTGAATCTATTTTTTCTTGTACAGTCATAAGTCATTTTTGTGagaagtggtttttttcagaaatgcactTTAAGGATTGTCTTAAGCAAAATTGTTTTGCCTTAAGCAGCCTCTACCTTTTACCATCTTGAAGCTTACCTTAACAGACATTAAACTACATAGCTTGAAGAGGTATGTGGTGGGTTCCAAACATTAAAAATCTCCTATAatttgaaaagcagtaaaatttttctatttaataaagatatatttttatatttaatatttaatgtagTAGTTAATGcaattttgtgtgtttgtatttgATGTTGTGTTAGTATCTCTATAGAAATATTGGAGGCCTTATTAACTGTCAAATacaaatggtatttttaatagatttcaCATAATCAGAAAATTGAAGCTTTAAGTTATTTAAGTTATAAGAATTAGGTTACATCCTTTTTCTAGATGGGAAGGCTGGTTTGAAAGATTTGGACATCTCTTTATCTTTGTTCATTTCTGTTCTCCCTAGAAGCAACAAGCTTCTTCTTGTGGAAGACTTTCCTGGATAAAAataactctttttctttttcagatgtaAATGTTGCTGTAAGAAAAATAGCAAACTTGCTAAAGCCTGACAAAGAAATCCTTCAGAACGGGGATCATATGATCATTAAAACGCTAAGCACTTTTAGAAACTACATCATGGAATTTGATGTAGGAAAGGAGTTTGAGGAGGATTTATCTGGGGTGGATGATCGCAAGTGCATGGTAAGAAGTAGAACTTCAACAATGGACAAAATGATCATTGATAACCTGAGGCCTTTCACAGAACACATAGTTTAACCATCCTGGTGGCTATTCCTGAAATTCTTTCTGTACTTCTCAGTTTGCCAAGAGGTACCTACAGTTTTGAGCAAGCCTTCAGATTAGAGGAATGCTAATTTTAATCAGGAGCACAAAGCAATTTTCTCAATCAGTGAATAATAACCTCAGTGAAGCTGGGCTCATTTATACTGGGATGTTTGTTAGTCAAAAAGACATCTAGGGTCACTTCCAGAACCTCTTTAATGAGTAAGGTTTTACAGTAGAGGAAATCCACTGATTGCAAGGTCAGGCACTGCTCCTGTGTGAGAATGGCCAAGTGCTTAAAGATCACCTGGGTGTTCTTATTAGAGTGCACACTTAATTAGCCCACTGGAACAAATCTTACTGAAATGAATAAGCAAACACTGGGAACTTTGTTTGACAACAGTTCTGTTTGATGagctctttttgctttttaatttaggACTGATAAATGTCAATTTACTGAGGAAAAAACTTGAGAATAGCAAGTTCTCGCCTATTAGTTTGGCAGCATGACACTGGCAATGTTCTACAGTCAGGAAGTtgacaaataaaagaaaattatctcagGAGGGACTCTAGAGGAGAAATCTCATAAAAGAGAATTAATAGGTTTACATTCTGAGAAAGATAgttctatttaaaaacaatactTTTCTCTCACACTAAGATTTGcaaatttgcttttcctctgatcgtggcaggaaagggaaaaaatgtgaaaaccaGAGAAGAAGAATGGTTGGCTACTGAGTGCCTCAGCAAATCCCTCTGTGGTCCTTGTTCCAGAGGGTACAAGTGATGAGAGTGCTGAATCCAACATTAATGgaagggaggagcagctgcattTGTGTTTAGGAAAGTGCCCCAATGGCATCTTGTGATTTTGGTTCCTGGACTGCTCTTAATTAGGGTATTGAGGTCTAGATTCACTGAACAGTTATGAGCCCAAGAAAAGATTTAAGACTGAGGTGATTAAACTACCATCAAAGATAGCAATGTTCAAAACATCTGCTCCAGAGTTTGTGTGTGCACAGAACTGTCCATGTGTAAGCATTATCTGTACTTGAATGCAATTAATTCCCATCTGAAGGAGAACTAAACCATCCTCTGCATGGTAGAAAgaagtaataatattttattatttttaacaaaccAAAATTCTCTACCCTATTTTGCTAAATTGAGTGATTAGGGAAGGATTTGAAATGTTAAACCTGAAAGAAGAAACTagagaaagagaatttcagTCACTACAACAGCTGATTGATTTGGCATAGAAGCTAGTTCAGCCTACTTTCAAAGGTGActcaaatatttctctgtttaCTGATTAGTGGGAAATGCTTATTCAGCCTTGGAAGCAGAAGGTATCAGCAGCTTCCTGCCTGttacaaacaaacagacaaaaaccccaaacaaccagGGGTAGTCACTGTCtctgactgggtttttttaaggatttaGGGATGTAATTCCACAAACCCCCCCAGAGATCTTCTTGTCTCTCTGTGGTCTTCAGCTGTAGCTGGACAGTCCAGGTCACTGACCACTGGTGCTCCATTTGCCTTGTAGCAGCACATCACACTTGATAATTCAATTTTCTcatgaaagatttcttttctaCATGAGACCTCTGTTTTTGTCAATGTCAAAGCAGTACAAGAAGCTGTCTTGCTGGAGTGACTTCAGTCCAAATCTGATAACCATAATGCCAGGCAAAATTTGCAGTTGTTAAGCAGCAAAATGACTCCAACAGTGCAGAAGGAGTCTTGTGAGAGGAGTCATGGAGCTTATAGAGGTACTGGGCCACACTCTGTGTGGTGTTACAAAGAAAACCACCATAAAAGCAAATGTTAAATATTATTCTTGGTGTTCCATTTGTTCATGCAGAACCTGTGGAACTGCATGCCATAAAAGGCTTAATCATTAATAGCCAGCCTGTGTAATGGGAAAGGTTGTGAATcaattattgttatttatattGCGGACTGAGCAGACCACGGGGCAAGTTTTATCCAAGGAGCTCGGTACATGAGCAGTACAAAGTAACATGGATAAGACAAATTACACATTAAACATTAATCAATACAGCAGAGCAATCATCAGGAGACTTAACAAAAATAACCTCACAATTAATCCTTCCTAGACGTAtagattgttttttcttttaatgaagaaTATATCATCTAGCTAGAGTTAACATATCTGTAAAAATAATATCAGCACGGTGGACTGGTTAGATCCTGTGCGTAATTCACTGAAATTGTGTTCACCTTTCAGTTGTAAAACATATCCTGGAGCCAGTCAGGGTAGAGTGTAACTACAGTAATTCCAAATCAATGCTGTCCATGAGCAGGAAATGCTCAGTTTTGCTGATACTTATTTTCTATGTTGGAGATTTGGCATTAGGAGCTTGATAGTCTTGTGACAGTACAAGCCCTCTCCTCCTTTgctgttagggtttttttcatttttgtagtTGGTCACTCCTGGGAGCCTGTCTGAACTTTCTTGATCAGAGAGTTAATTGAGAAGGATAAACCTCAGCAATTTCAGTTTGCCCTTCTTCTGACCCTCAGCCTGGCTTTCTTGCATGCACATATTTTTGGGTTACTGTTCACTGGAGGGAtagagggagcagcagctggtcCTTTAGgatgttgtttttgttgggaaGTGAAAATTTGCAACTTTGGAAACTCTAAAGCCCTGCAGTTTAGTTAAAGAtgcattttctgtgttctgcaaAACCAAAGATGGGGATAGTTGAGCACAGGAGAGATCACAAATGGCAGTTGGTATCAATGCTCCTCAGGCTTTCCACCCAGGATTGGATCTCCTGGATAAAAGTTAAATCTATTCACTTGGCAGTTTTGTGAAAGAGATCTTTCTGCAACTTCAATCATACTTAACTATCCAGGGTTGTTAAAAACTTGGCAGTTTCAAGTACAAACGTGAAATGAAAGTTCAGGAGCATCTTTAATTCCTTGCAAATGTTCCAAGGTGTACATTAGATGGTGTAGAAGGAAGTTTAGGACATTAATttgtgttatattttttttctcacgTGATGTGAATTGGAGCATGTAGTCAAGTTTCTACTGCTTTGAAGAGTTCGTTCATAGTTTTAATTGGCAACATAATATCAGATGGAGAATGTACTGAGACagaaatttaaagtaaaatggAGAGCTCTGGCTTTGGTATTCCTCACACTGAGTCTTTGATCCTGCTGTCTTAATTCTCAGTGAAGTGCCAGTCTCATCATGAAACATcaattttaaagagaatttctgCATTCTCAAGTTGTGCTTAATTTAGCATCTCAGGTGTTGCTCTAAGTATGAAACTTGTTTCATGTAGATAAACGTTACTGTGGAAAAAATTTACTGTGCATGCAAGAGGAAGACCCTATTGAAACAATTAATCCAAAACCATCTGAGAAAGTTTCTCTCATTTATCAGCAGATAGTTGTGCTTCCCTTTTTTCACTGTCAGTGATAACCAGTGAAGCTGGTGAAACACTACACTGTGAAATATGTACCAGCACATAGGAACAAGGCACGTAAGCTTTCTGTACCTTCACAGTGTCATTTACTTAGTGTTTAGTAAAGAAATTATCAAAAAGTGAACTGAAAAAccttaaaatgctgaaacaaaGACTGAAGTTTCACATTGCAAGTCTTTGCATCCAGTGAATCAGAGCAGATTGAAAATTGGATAGCTCAGATgcagaaattactttcttaaaatttttagttttctaaTGATTCTGCTGCTAAAGTCAGAGAAGACTTTTGCTTTATAATTATTCTCTGCTGTTCAGGCATTTGAAAGACTGAATTGCTTTATCTTATGCTATGCAGAATTAATCTCTTTTGACAGAAACTAAGGGCAAGTAATGTgttaaaaatcaagaaagatTTTATGTTCTAAATGCAGAAGAGCAGAATTTCTTGGACAGCTGAGAAGAGTTGTGTTATAACTGAGTATTTGTCCAAGCATATGAGAGGTGCTTTGGTAACTCAGAACCTTGTGCTCTCTGatacagtaattttcttcttccattgAAGCAGGAAATGAAATGACAAAGTCAGGGAACtgggaaacagagaaaactgCAAGAATTTTAAACTAAATGTGGGAAATGATACATCTTAACCATTTAGTTATCTAAACCTGAATACAAGTGGGATATAACCACGAATAAGTTATCAAGTGGGTGTTTAGGTTTCCTTTACTGGACCTAACAGAACTTGCAGCCCTAGTTAAGACTTGCTGGGGTGGGGTAGGGTGAGGAGGATTTGGGAGTTGTGGAATTCCCACATCAGATCTAGAAATACTTCTTACCATGTGAAATGTCAGTCAGTGTTTGAAACAGCCACAGAAGGACTGTTCACAGACACCTCAGTGTGCCACGTCCTGCTGAAGGGAGGGAGGTTGTTCAAAACTGATCATGGCTCTGTTTTAATTAACAAATGTGCCTAACGTGACACTGATTCCTCTCAGGTTTGTACTCAGGAAAACTGCAGTGGAGGTAGTTGTTCTGGCCATAATTTGATTTATACCACTGCAAGGTCAGAATAAAGCCCTATTACAAAATCACATGGTTAGTGAAGCTTATTTAACTATTTAGGCAGGTTCCTCTGTTACACAAATGGAATTCACAGCTGTTAATCTAGTTCTGAGCAGGCTTGGGAATTAAGACTTTGCtgtcagaaaaacaacaaccaacAAACAACATTCCAGTACATGGAATTGCAGGAGGGATCTCCCACAGAGTGAAAAGATTCAAAATAAATAGTGCCTGTCTAGTAAGATGCCAGATCAGCAATATGTCTTTACTTGATCCCTCTGATTTAGCTTAGCTTAGCttaactgattttatttctttacccTTCCAGTGCTGCCCTTTTGGGCTTCTAAgtattttctcatttacttAGGTGGAACAAGCATTATTCTAGAATCACTGTTGCTGGGGCTGGTCTTCTCTCAGATTTAGTGCCTCCTGTCTCTTTGCAGTACTGTAATTTCCCCAGCTCCTCATTGGCATAAtccctgatttatttttttatatatattttggggggagggaggTATAATTTAAAATAGGTAGACTTTATGATAGTTTTCTGTTGGCATTTCTGGCTCTTTACAAATTGTTCTCAAAAAATGATGGAGAAAAGTCCTCCAGGCAGCCCTCTGAGGCTCCAGAGAGCAGAACCCATCTCAGGCTCTGTCAGAATGGACTCTGGTCCCCTGTGTCTGTGCCTCAGTGAGGAGGagcagtttccttttttcctgccttgtcCCACCCTGCTTGCTCCTTGGGCATTAGTCCCTGCCTGTAAGCGATGTGCTCAGCACATTTGCACGGTGATAGCAAATGAGATGATTGGAATCTTTGGCCATATAAATGTCATAAACTTCACATTTTGCAGGGCTGGATTCCTGTCTAAACCACGAGGCTGATGAGAAGCTTTGGAGCTAGCTATTCACAGAACTGCTGCTAGCACAAGCAAGCTCTGCAGGGGAAGTGGCTTTGGACAGGTTTaacatttcagctttttgtgAACTCTAAAAGCTCTGAGAGCTATGATTGGAGAAAGAGCAATCAGAATCTGGTGAAAAGCTGAGAACCAGACTTAACAAATCCAATTTTGAATGACAAACCATTAGTGTTATGTACAATTGTATCTTGCCAAAATTACACAGGGGATAAATCCGTTATAGCCATTAATTTAAACAGTAAGTGTCTGAGAATCGATTCTGATCGTTGCAAGGAGTGAATTGGATGTGATGGGTCTTACTCTTTCTTCTGGTGTGGGATATAGACaagttttcctatttttctatTACTTGTATACAATCTTAGTTCAGTAAGAAAAAAGCCACCATTCCTAAGAAATAAACCAGTATGCACTGTCTAAAGTATTgattctcctcctcccccaacATATGGTCAGCTGCATAGCCCAGAGCTTTGCACCTTCACTTTCCTGCTCCCTGGAGCATGTCTTGTCTGTGCTTTGCTCTGTTGTTCTTATGAGCAAAGATTCAAAAGAAGGAATTGGAACATTTAG
The genomic region above belongs to Motacilla alba alba isolate MOTALB_02 chromosome 9, Motacilla_alba_V1.0_pri, whole genome shotgun sequence and contains:
- the NMNAT3 gene encoding nicotinamide/nicotinic acid mononucleotide adenylyltransferase 3 isoform X1 → MRSRIPVILLACGSFNPTTNMHMRLFELARDHLHQTGRYQVIEGIMSPVSDSYGKKGLVSARHRVAMAKLALQTSDWIRVDPWESQQDTWTETVKVLRHHYNEALRTFQSKEFTRNKHPTKSSTGDSLSCQQPVLPELKLLCGADFLQTFKTPNLWKEEDIKEIVGKFGLVCVSRAGCDPSQFIQESDLLSQFQHNIFLVREWIQNEVSATQIRSALCRGLSVKYLIPDSVIAYIAQHNVYIAESERRNQGHLLQPLRLQNTPINPLSD
- the NMNAT3 gene encoding nicotinamide/nicotinic acid mononucleotide adenylyltransferase 3 isoform X2 — encoded protein: MTLPFEEVGLGRYQVIEGIMSPVSDSYGKKGLVSARHRVAMAKLALQTSDWIRVDPWESQQDTWTETVKVLRHHYNEALRTFQSKEFTRNKHPTKSSTGDSLSCQQPVLPELKLLCGADFLQTFKTPNLWKEEDIKEIVGKFGLVCVSRAGCDPSQFIQESDLLSQFQHNIFLVREWIQNEVSATQIRSALCRGLSVKYLIPDSVIAYIAQHNVYIAESERRNQGHLLQPLRLQNTPINPLSD
- the RBP1 gene encoding retinol-binding protein 1, with the translated sequence MPADFNGYWKMVSNDNFEEYLKALDVNVAVRKIANLLKPDKEILQNGDHMIIKTLSTFRNYIMEFDVGKEFEEDLSGVDDRKCMTTVSWDGDKLLCVQNGEKEGRGWTQWIEGDEMHLEIRVCGVTCKQVFKKVQ